From the Bacillus sp. SM2101 genome, one window contains:
- a CDS encoding inorganic phosphate transporter — MIFTITAFVVAILFALNIGASGAAASMGVAYGSGVISKKNIALVISGIGVFLGAALGGGEVVKTIGTEIVPASIINVHIAISILAAATISLFIANILGIPLSTSEVTVGAVVGVGLAFKALMFDTLIIIMLFWIITPLVSFTITFLFGKLVKRVESKQGFLQSKKWKTILAVLVVVTGFLEAFSAGMNNVANAIGPLVGAELIPLQPGIILGGLFIGIGAIVLGRRVIETNGKKIVRLSLLQGSVVSGTGAGLVFIASIFGLPVPMTQVTTSGIIGIGIAEQGRGLLKKRLIKKLLLVWIVSPVFALAVSYGFIKLFIQVDLYVVSAMMSAAFASYGLLKLMRYTQEDRRSYHEDGGGI; from the coding sequence ATGATATTTACAATAACCGCATTTGTTGTGGCTATTTTATTCGCATTAAATATTGGTGCTAGTGGAGCAGCTGCCTCCATGGGAGTTGCGTACGGATCTGGTGTCATTTCCAAAAAGAACATTGCACTTGTTATTAGTGGCATAGGTGTTTTTTTAGGTGCTGCATTAGGTGGAGGAGAAGTTGTTAAAACCATAGGGACTGAAATTGTTCCAGCGTCAATCATTAATGTTCATATAGCAATTAGCATTCTTGCAGCAGCTACAATTTCTTTATTCATTGCCAATATTTTAGGTATTCCTTTATCAACGAGTGAAGTGACTGTCGGAGCGGTAGTTGGAGTAGGTTTAGCTTTTAAAGCACTTATGTTTGATACTTTAATTATTATTATGCTGTTTTGGATTATCACACCGCTAGTTTCATTTACAATTACGTTTTTATTTGGCAAGTTAGTTAAGAGGGTAGAAAGTAAACAAGGTTTCCTACAGTCAAAAAAGTGGAAGACTATATTAGCAGTACTAGTTGTGGTGACAGGTTTTCTTGAAGCTTTTTCTGCAGGAATGAACAATGTTGCTAATGCAATTGGACCACTTGTAGGAGCAGAGCTGATCCCCTTGCAACCTGGTATCATCCTAGGTGGTTTGTTTATCGGAATTGGAGCAATCGTTTTAGGTAGAAGAGTCATTGAAACGAATGGCAAGAAAATCGTAAGATTATCGTTATTACAAGGGAGTGTAGTATCAGGTACGGGAGCAGGTCTTGTATTTATCGCATCAATTTTCGGGCTTCCAGTACCGATGACACAGGTAACCACTTCGGGCATAATAGGAATTGGTATTGCTGAGCAAGGTAGAGGCCTCTTAAAGAAACGATTAATTAAAAAACTTCTCCTAGTTTGGATTGTTTCACCAGTATTTGCGTTAGCAGTATCTTATGGATTTATCAAATTATTTATTCAAGTAGATTTATATGTTGTAAGTGCGATGATGAGTGCTGCTTTTGCATCGTATGGCTTGTTGAAGTTAATGAGGTATACACAAGAAGACAGACGGTCATATCATGAAGACGGCGGAGGTATTTAG